AATGCACTCTGGCTGGAATGTCAAGGAGTTGTCATGGGCGGCGAATTTCCACCTCTATGTGATCGAGATTGCCCGGTATAGGCGGGATTTTCTTGCGGACTCTGATGACCACTGTCTCAACCTTGAACCGTGAGCGGATTGCCTCGGCCAGCCGCTCAGCAATTGTCTCGAGGAGCGAGAAATGCTCTTTCGACAGAATCTCTTCAACTGTCTGATACACAAGAGTATAGTTGACTGTGTCCATCAGCTTATCCGACTTCGAGGCTGGCTGAATGTCAAGATGAAGCTCGACATCAACCTCGAACCGTCTCCCGGTCTCCTTCTCCGCGGCGGAGACTCCGTGATAGCCGTAGAACATCATGTTGTGAAGTCTGATTACATCAGGCATCAGTACCGCCTTGCTTTGTGCGAAATCGTCTCTGATAGAATTTCGAATGTTCCATGATTCGCGTCACGGCAGAGTCTATGGTATCGGGACGAACAGCTACCGAAATTCGCATGAAACCTTCACCTTTCTCGCCGAAAGATATCCCCGGCAGGGTCACCACTCCCGTGCGCTTCAGCAGCATACGGCAGAAATTCAGGGAAAGCCGTCGCAACGGGAGCTTAATCCACAGAAACGGAGTTGCGTGTGAAGGCTGGATCTCCCACTTCAGCTCGCTGATACCATCCTCGAGTCTCTTGCGCTTTTCTCCCAGCGCGGTTGCCGATGCTTCGATTATGTCGTCGCAGCGATCCATTAGAGCGTTCGCAATCTGAAGATCAGCCCCGGATGGTCTGCTATTAAATGACTCGAACATTTTACGGAGTGGCGAGAGGAATTCCTTGCAGCCGACCGCGAATCCCAGCTTGAGCATGGGAAAGTCAAACATGAACGAGAATGTGAACAGCTCGATTGTCTTGAATTTTGCTTTTGGCAGCGAGATCATCGCCGGATGTGCGTGCCTCTCCCAGACATGCGTGTTATAGACTGCATCAGACAGAATGAGAAGATTGTTCTTCTGAGCAAATCTGAGGAGTTTTTCATAGAAGCTCTCGTCGGCCATGGTCGATGTTGGATTGTGCGGGTAGTTGATGAGCATCAATTTGCTGTCGTCCGACCCGGAAGATCGGAGCTTGTCGAGATTCGGCAGGAAGTCGGTGCGAGGCGTAAGCTCGTATGTCGTGACCTCAGCACCTGCCGCCAGTGCCGACGACCTGTAAAGCGAAAATGCAGGGTCAGGCAGGTAAACTCTCTGGCCAGGATCCACAAATGCCTGCAGTGCATAAAATGTCGCGGGAGTGTTGCCCGTTGTGAGCATTATTTCGGTCTTTGGGTCAAGCCTGACCTCGAACTTGGAGTGAATCCAGTCCGATATTTTTTCCTTCAGAGCCGTCTCGACAGCCTTGGCTTTCGCACCATCTATATGAACGGGAAGGTCGGATTGCGACAGAATATCATCCACGATAGGAAGTAGAGGCGGGGCGATCCCACCCAGGTCCACAACGCTGATATCTCTCGCAGCCAGCCTCCGCCTGATCCCATCAAACTCTGATCCGACCGACGTTGGAAGCTTCATGACCATCTCGGAAGGCTCTATCATTACTTTCTTGAGAGGCATTGAGTGCTATTCCTTCCTTCCTGATGTCTGTCTGACCGCAGGGTGGTCCGTTGATTCGCGCTTTTGCGAACGCTTGAGCAGAATGAGAGCTTCAACCTGCTGATCTGAGAGTGATCTTGCTCCTCCGATCGCCTCCGCGGCATGAAGGACTTTGGCGAAGTGCTCTGCAAGTTCAATCTTGTTGTACGCCTCCTCCAGATCGCTGCCCGCAGCAACCAAGCCATGACTGCGGAGAAGAATCGTATCGTGATCTCGTGCAAGCCTCTCTATTGACGCGGCCAGTTCAGACGTCGAAGGCGCACCGTACTCCGCCAATGGGATTTCGCCGATCGACAGCAGGACCTCGGGGAGGATCGGCTGCACCAAATCCATACCCGCTACAGCATAAGCCGTGCAGTAGACCGGGTGGGCATGCACGACGGCTCTGATGTTATCTCGAACCGTATAGAAAGCTGTATGCATCTTGTACTCAGATGACGGATCATGTGATCCGGCGACGACCTTCCCACTCAAGTCGATTATTACGAGATCGTCGGGAGATAGACGTCCCTTAGCCTTGCCCGATGGAGTGATAAGCACCTTCCCGTCTGGAAGCCTGCATGAAATATTGCCATCAGCGGCTGCGATCAACCCTTGATCATACAATCTCCGGCCGATCTCCACCATTCTTTCCCTTAGTATGGCGTGAGAGGTCATGCGGACAATCAAACCGCCATGCACCTTTTTGTCAAGCTGTTTGCTCCAGTGCAGACGCGAGAATTGACTTGCCATGCCGCTGCTTTTGGACATTCTTCTTATACGATGAAAGGACTTATATCGTCAAGTAGATTGACAGTGTATGCCACTGCTGCACTGATCATCCTGACATTGGCCTGCAGTGACCCGATGATCGACAGCGACAGACCAAGGCAGGCAATTTCGTGGGATATCCCCGACGGATTCGAGCCGTCACACATAACTGTAGATAATGCCGGTGCTCGTTGGGGGCTGTTCATCTCGCGAAGGTACTCGGGCAAGGACAATCTGTGGGCAGTCAGGTCCGTGGATGGAGGTGAGTGGCGCGATCCTGTGCTGCTGATGAAAGCCTACTTATCTACTTCATTGAAGTTCGAGATTGAGGCTGACACAATCATTCTGACGTATTCTGAAATCGAGAACGGCTATTTCTACGATTACAACATACCGTTCGAAGACACTCTTCCGTTTCCGGACTCCGTGACTGTGAAGCTATCACTGGCGCATCTCAGGGCAGACAGGGATCGCGACAGAATTCCGGACAACATAGAACAAGAGCTTCTGCTTTCAAGCCGCCTGCCTGACAGTGATTTGGACGGCAAGACGGATGATATCGATTTTTCACCATTGGGAACGCCCCTGAGACACAAAGAAGACTACGAAGTCTACCGGGCGGCGTTGATTGAGCTGATGCATCTCAATGATCCCGAGAATCTGAACTCCTCACAGGATACAGCCTGGACAAGATACTATAGCATATACTACACTCATGAGCAAACCGTGGCCTTTGTAGCGCTTCCGGGCGAAACCGTAATGCCGGAATTGCTCAATCTGCCGATTATAACGATTCTGGCAAGATCGCCACTCTGTTTTACAGGCAGACGGCTCTATACATCATCAACAAGAGGGATCATTCCGCACTTGGTATTTTATAAACCAAAGATAGACGTGTTGGGCAGTGGAGCCAGCATGGATATAGAATACGTTGCTGGAAAGTACAAGAGAGAATCTGCAACAGTCCATCTGTCGAAAACAGCTGACAAGTGGGTGATAGATCAGGTCACTGTCGATGAATGAGTGCTGAACATGGCGCACTAATACATGCGCAGAGTCGATGATAATCTCGCTCTGTGTACAATGAATGAAGGAGATATTGTGCCGCTATTCAAGTTTTGTCCCAGATGTAGCAACCGGCTCGATATGAAGAGTGACGGCGAGATAGAGCGTCCTGCCTGCAATTCGTGCGGGTATGTCTACTATCATAATCCCGCTCCTGCCGCCGGAGCCCTTGTCTTCAATGAGGGACGGTTACTCATGGTCAAGCGCGGGCATGAACCGTACGTTGGCAAATGGACTATTCCTGCCGGTTTCATAGAATGGGGTGAGGCTCCTGAGGAAACTGCAGTCAGGGAGCTGAAGGAAGAGACCAATCTGGATGTGCGTCTGGATGGTCTGTTCCATGTCTATGCCGGCGACGATGATCCTCGCACCCGTGCGATCCTGATTCTCTACTTCGCTGATAATGTGGGTGGAATGCTCGAAGCGGGAGATGATGCAGCGGAAGCGAAGTGGTTTGCCATTGATCAGCTGCCGTCGAATGAAGAAATCGCTTTCGAGTCACACCGTCAGGCCATTGCCAAGCTGAAAGACGAATTCCCGGATCGATTTGTAAAATGAAACTGAAGAACCGACTGTTTCTTGTATTCTTCCCATTTGCATTTCTGCCCGTGGCGGTGATCTCGTTCATCGGACTTGAACTGGCCACCGACGGTGTGGACCGGCTGACATCTCCCGGAATAGAGAGAGCGCTAGCGAACGCCGGGTCACTTGTGGAGTTGACATACGCCGAGCTCGAGATGAGCATTCTGGCGCAGATGCAGAACCTTCCGAAGTCAGCGATTCCGGAGGACTATCTGAATGCCGGGCTCGATTTTGCAGTCGTATTCGAAGGGATTGACACAATGGTCGCAGGCCCTGACGACAGCGCGGGGATCAGGAGTGGTTTGATTTCACTTGTGAATGCGGATAGTGCGCGGTCTTCGGGACATCATGCCCTTGATGACAGACTTGTAATCTTCGGCGCGATTCGTGATGAGTCGAGAAGGGTCGTTTCCGGCTATCTACTTGATAAGAACCACCGGGAGCTTCTCGATGAACTCGGTTCGGACCTTCAGCGGTTCGATCAACTCAAGTTGTTGAAGTCTAGCGGAAAGAGATTCATGCAGCTCGTATGGTTGGGATCGAATTTCATTTATCTTCTGCTGATCCTGTTCGTGACGCGGGTGACCGCTCGCAGTCTCACAAAGCCGCTGTCGGAACTGGGGACTTTGGTCGAGAAAGTCGGCCCCGGAAGCTGGGATATCAAGATTGGTCGTATCAGGAATGATGAGA
This genomic interval from Candidatus Zixiibacteriota bacterium contains the following:
- the folB gene encoding dihydroneopterin aldolase, which translates into the protein MPDVIRLHNMMFYGYHGVSAAEKETGRRFEVDVELHLDIQPASKSDKLMDTVNYTLVYQTVEEILSKEHFSLLETIAERLAEAIRSRFKVETVVIRVRKKIPPIPGNLDHIEVEIRRP
- a CDS encoding aminotransferase class I/II-fold pyridoxal phosphate-dependent enzyme, which produces MPLKKVMIEPSEMVMKLPTSVGSEFDGIRRRLAARDISVVDLGGIAPPLLPIVDDILSQSDLPVHIDGAKAKAVETALKEKISDWIHSKFEVRLDPKTEIMLTTGNTPATFYALQAFVDPGQRVYLPDPAFSLYRSSALAAGAEVTTYELTPRTDFLPNLDKLRSSGSDDSKLMLINYPHNPTSTMADESFYEKLLRFAQKNNLLILSDAVYNTHVWERHAHPAMISLPKAKFKTIELFTFSFMFDFPMLKLGFAVGCKEFLSPLRKMFESFNSRPSGADLQIANALMDRCDDIIEASATALGEKRKRLEDGISELKWEIQPSHATPFLWIKLPLRRLSLNFCRMLLKRTGVVTLPGISFGEKGEGFMRISVAVRPDTIDSAVTRIMEHSKFYQRRFRTKQGGTDA
- a CDS encoding class II aldolase/adducin family protein, whose protein sequence is MSKSSGMASQFSRLHWSKQLDKKVHGGLIVRMTSHAILRERMVEIGRRLYDQGLIAAADGNISCRLPDGKVLITPSGKAKGRLSPDDLVIIDLSGKVVAGSHDPSSEYKMHTAFYTVRDNIRAVVHAHPVYCTAYAVAGMDLVQPILPEVLLSIGEIPLAEYGAPSTSELAASIERLARDHDTILLRSHGLVAAGSDLEEAYNKIELAEHFAKVLHAAEAIGGARSLSDQQVEALILLKRSQKRESTDHPAVRQTSGRKE
- a CDS encoding NUDIX domain-containing protein, whose product is MPLFKFCPRCSNRLDMKSDGEIERPACNSCGYVYYHNPAPAAGALVFNEGRLLMVKRGHEPYVGKWTIPAGFIEWGEAPEETAVRELKEETNLDVRLDGLFHVYAGDDDPRTRAILILYFADNVGGMLEAGDDAAEAKWFAIDQLPSNEEIAFESHRQAIAKLKDEFPDRFVK